One part of the Lotus japonicus ecotype B-129 chromosome 2, LjGifu_v1.2 genome encodes these proteins:
- the LOC130736161 gene encoding uncharacterized protein LOC130736161 → MRGLRNEIEKAVRPLGIRVYQQLVEKTREVEAMENRQRGRTESGVPMRPGQNQPGRFSGQRSVGKFDKGKAPMRKPYQRPVAQVPNTVRGAAPISKEDVTCYKCNEKGHYANECGKEIVCWRCRKPGHVERNCPSAAKTELVLNTARGRRPSAPGRFFAISGEQAAVTDDLIQGTCLIA, encoded by the coding sequence ATGCGAGGGCTGAGGAATGAGATTGAGAAGGCTGTGAGGCCTTTGGGAATCAGAGTCTACCAACAGCTGGTTGAGAAGACTCGTGAAGTTGAGGCTATGGAGAACCGACAGAGAGGCCGTACAGAGAGTGGAGTACCAATGCGCCCGGGACAGAACCAGCCGGGAAGATTCAGTGGGCAGAGATCAGTAGGGAAGTTTGATAAGGGCAAGGCGCCAATGAGGAAGCCTTACCAGCGCCCAGTCGCCCAAGTGCCAAATACTGTGAGGGGAGCAGCCCCTATTTCAAAGGAAGATGTGACCTGCTACAAGTGCAATGAGAAAGGACACTACGCCAACGAATGTGGCAAGGAGATTGTGTGTTGGAGGTGCCGGAAGCCAGGACACGTGGAGAGAAACTGCCCAAGTGCTGCTAAGACAGAACTAGTGCTGAATACCGCCAGAGGGAGACGACCATCTGCTCCAGGTCGTTTCTTTGCTATTTCAGGCGAGCAGGCTGCTGTTACTGATGACCTTATCCAGGGTACGTGTCTTATTGCTTGA
- the LOC130736162 gene encoding uncharacterized protein LOC130736162 has translation MVLFDSGATHSFIAEDCAKRLGLLTADLPFDLVVTTPAVDRLVTRTACLQCPLIYEDRKFFANLVCLGLKELDVILGMDWLAQYHVLLDCANKAVVFPDPGVTDYLNSYNLGKGSPAYVNSIVAEAKHDGDVRNTLVVHEYDDVFPEDVPDLPPVRETEFSIDIVPGTGPISMAPYRMAPAELAELAK, from the coding sequence ATGGTTTTATTTGATTCGGGTGCTACGCACTCATTCATTGCGGAGGATTGTGCGAAGAGATTGGGGTTATTGACTGCTGACCTACCCTTCGATCTGGTGGTGACAACCCCTGCCGTCGATCGATTAGTTACACGCACGGCATGCTTGCAATGTCCGTTGATttacgaggatcggaagttcttTGCGAACCTCGTCTGTTTAGGGCTCAAGGAGCTGGATGTGATTttgggaatggattggttagcGCAATATCACGTGCTCTTAGATTGTGCTAACAAGGCTGTAGTATTCCCAGATCCCGGCGTTACGGATTACTTAAATTCGTACAACTTGGGGAAGGGTTCACCGGCGTATGTGAACTCTATCGTTGCGGAGGCGAAACACGATGGTGATGTGCGCAATACCTTGGTGGTACATGAGTATGACGATGTGTTCCCAGAAGATGTACCCGATTTGCCACCAGTCAGAGAGacagagttctctattgacaTTGTGCCCGGTACTGGACCAATATCAATGGCACCTTATCGTATGGCCCCAGCGGAGTTGGCAGAATTGGCAAAGTAG